One region of Hemiscyllium ocellatum isolate sHemOce1 chromosome 4, sHemOce1.pat.X.cur, whole genome shotgun sequence genomic DNA includes:
- the arf1 gene encoding ADP-ribosylation factor 1 gives MGLSLPTFLKNIIGKKEMRILMVGLDAAGKTTILYKLKLGEIVTTIPTIGFNVETVEYKNISFTVWDVGGQDKIRPLWRHYFQNTQGLIFVVDSNDRERVNEAKEELMRMLSEDELRDAVLLLFANKQDLPNAMNAAEITDKLGLHQLRHRTWFIQATCATSGDGLYEGLDWLSSQLKSNK, from the exons ATGGGGTTATCACTTCCTACATTCCTCAAAAATATTATTGGAAAAAAGGAAATGCGTATTCTCATGGTGGGTCTAGATGCAGCTGGAAAGACCACCATTTTGTACAAACTGAAATTGGGTGAAATTGTAACCACTATTCCCACTATAG GCTTCAACGTAGAAACTGTGGAATACAAAAACATTAGTTttacagtgtgggatgtgggcggACAGGATAAGATCCGTCCGCTTTGGCGCCACTACTTTCAGAATACACAAG GTTTGATTTTTGTGGTTGACAGTaatgacagggagagagtgaatgaAGCTAAAGAAGAGTTGATGAGAATGCTATCTGAAGATGAGCTACGAGATGCTGTGTTGTTACTTTTTGCAAACAAACAG GATCTGCCTAATGCAATGAATGCTGCAGAGATCACAGATAAACTAGGTCTGCATCAACTCCGTCATAGGACCTGGTTCATCCAGGCAACCTGTGCAACCAGTGGAGATGGCCTGTATGAAGGACTGGACTGGCTGTCCAGCCAGCTCAAAAGCAACAAATAA